A single region of the Brachypodium distachyon strain Bd21 chromosome 3, Brachypodium_distachyon_v3.0, whole genome shotgun sequence genome encodes:
- the LOC100825612 gene encoding probable steroid-binding protein 3, whose translation MATELTAAQLRAYDGSDASKPIYVSIRGKVYDVTTGRGFYGPGGDYALFAGREASRALAKMSKDSADVSGDLSGLSDKELGVLADWETKFQAKYPVVASLK comes from the coding sequence ATGGCGACAGAGCTGACGGCGGCGCAGCTGCGGGCGTACGACGGGAGCGACGCCTCCAAGCCGATCTACGTCTCCATCCGCGGCAAGGTCTACGACGTCACCACGGGCCGCGGCTTCTACGGCCCCGGGGGCGACTACGCGCTCTTCGCCGGCCGCGAGGCCAGCCGCGCGCTCGCCAAGATGTCCAAGGACAGCGCCGACGTCTCCGGCGACCTCTCGGGCCTCTCCGACAAAGAGCTCGGCGTCCTCGCCGACTGGGAGACCAAGTTCCAGGCCAAGTACCCCGTCGTTGCCAGCCTCAAGTGA